TGCCCGGTATCGACTACCAGTCGAACGGCATCATCGAATAACTCGTCCTCCGGCTCCGGCGCCCTTTCTACCGCCGCAGCCGTCTCCGCCACTACATCGATCTCAGACACCTCATAGGTCTGCTGCTTCCAAAAGTCCACCAAGTTGTTGACATCCTGATCAAGGATCCAAGCCCCTTGGGCCCTGGTGGCCTTCGCTGCTCCAATGGGAAAGTAGAGCATGTCACCTTTGCCCAACAGCTTCTCGGCTCCCGACATGTCCAAGATCGTTCGGGAATCGGCCTGGGAAGACACCGCAAAGGCTATCCGAGACGGGATGTTGGCCTTAATTAGTCCTGTGATCACATCCACCGAGGGACGCTGCGTCGCGATGATCAGGAACATGCCCGCGGCCCGGGCCATCTGCGCCAAGCGACAGATGGCATCCTCCACATCATTGGAGGCAACTAACATCAAGTCCGCCAACTCATCGACGATGATCACGATGTAGGGCAAGGGCTCCAACCCTTGCTCGTCGCCTGCCTTGTCGGAACTTCTCGCCAAGTCATTATAGCCGTCGATATTACGGACCCCGGTGTCGGCGAACAACTCATATCGCCGCTCCATCTCGCCCACCGCCCACCGCAAAGCAGTGGCAGCCTTCTTGGGGTCCTGCACCACCGGCGAGATTAAGTGGGGAATACCGTTGTAATTAACCAATTCCACTCGCTTGGGGTCGATCATCAGCAGTCGGACCTCTTCGGGAGTGGCCCGAAAGAGGAGACTGGCGATAATCGTGTTAAGACAGATGCTCTTTCCCGAACCCGTGGCCCCTGCAATCAGTAGGTGCAAGCATCTCTTCAGGTCAGCTATCAAAGGAGCTCCACTGATATCCTTGCCCAAGGCTAGAGCCAACTTTGACGGATGATTCTGATACTCTGGGCTGGCCAGAACCTCCTTCATGTAGACAACATCCCGGTGGGTGTTGGGCACCTCGATCCCCACCACCGGTTTACCGGGAACGGGAGCCTCGATTCTCACACTCTGGGCTGCGAGGGCTAGAGCCAGGTCATCGGCTAAGTTAGTGATTCTGCTGACCTTGACCCCGGGGCCTGGTTGGATCTCATAGCGAGTAATTACCGGACCGGTGTCCATCGACACTACCCGGGCCTCAACGCCAAAGCTGGCCAGGGTATCCTCTAACAGCTGGGATTGATCTACCTGAGATACCTTTTTCCTTCCCTCGGGATCTTTAAACAAATCCAAACTGGGAAGGGTCCCAGAAAGCTGTTGCCTTTGGGGTAAGGGGA
This window of the Bacillota bacterium genome carries:
- a CDS encoding DNA translocase FtsK → MSIILIFNVSFIALFRRLWAALGRRQRQTSEQVASRQAGKSVSPATDKPRSRGLGALFRSKGQSRSESPTPRDEVVQGQPAKPSEPTSRRSRPAFDVAAAEDRVSDESKTTKFTASASKVIPLPQRQQLSGTLPSLDLFKDPEGRKKVSQVDQSQLLEDTLASFGVEARVVSMDTGPVITRYEIQPGPGVKVSRITNLADDLALALAAQSVRIEAPVPGKPVVGIEVPNTHRDVVYMKEVLASPEYQNHPSKLALALGKDISGAPLIADLKRCLHLLIAGATGSGKSICLNTIIASLLFRATPEEVRLLMIDPKRVELVNYNGIPHLISPVVQDPKKAATALRWAVGEMERRYELFADTGVRNIDGYNDLARSSDKAGDEQGLEPLPYIVIIVDELADLMLVASNDVEDAICRLAQMARAAGMFLIIATQRPSVDVITGLIKANIPSRIAFAVSSQADSRTILDMSGAEKLLGKGDMLYFPIGAAKATRAQGAWILDQDVNNLVDFWKQQTYEVSEIDVVAETAAAVERAPEPEDELFDDAVRLVVDTGQASVSMLQRRFRIGYSRATRLIDAMELKGIVGEHQGSKPREVLIDSYPEDDQELAIDSADSQDEEESDTAMN